The DNA sequence TGCCGAACTTCACTTCCTTAATTCTTCACTGCTGTGAGAACCCCTTCTTGCGCTGCGTCTCCTTTGTACGGCCACCGAACTGTAAGTTGCCGGTAGAAAGGAGGCTAGGCACCCACTCGCAGCAGAGTGTTTAAGCTAGTGCAGTTGAGTGATATGGCTGACCGCCTTGCTATTTTCATTAAGCAATGCGGATTGCAACGGTGCGTGATCCTCACTGGTGCTGGTTGCAGTACCGAGAGCGGCGTGCCAGACTACCGAGGACCCAACGGTCTTTATCGCCGTCCGAACTTTGTGCCGCTGACGCGGCAGGTATTTCTTAGCGGCAGTGAACATCGGAAGCGCTACTGGGCCCGAAGCATGTTTGGTTATAACACCGTTAGCGGGGCAAGCTGCAATGACACGCATATGGGTCTGTATGAGTTGTATCGGGCCGGTGTTGTGAACCGGCTGCTGACGCAAAATGTGGATGGTCTCCATCACCTTGCAGCCCATGGAGGTACGGGGAGCAAAACTGTTGAAGCATACGCCAAATACACCTCCAGCAACTCTGGTGTGTTGGAGTTGCATGGGAACATACACCAGGTTTGCTGCATGCAGTGCGGTGATGTGAGTCCACGGCGGCGGCTTCAGCAACGGTTGTGTGAGGCCAATTACCAACTGTGTAGGGATTACGAGGCTGAATTTAGTGAAGTACGACCTGATGGCGACTACGAGGTCCCTGACCGTGTTGTGCAGGCCATGCAGCTTGTGTGCTGTGAGCATTGTGGTGGCTTGCTGAAACCAcacgttgttttgtttggcgAGAACGTACCTAAGGAGTGTGTCAGGGAGGCGTATACTGCTGTTCGCGCTGCTTCCTGCCTGATCTGCCTCGGGACGTCACTTCAAGTTTTCAGTGCCCTCCGCTTTGTGCTCGCTGCGCGCGAGAGCGGTGTGCCCATTGCTATTGTCACGGCGGGAAGGACGCGAGCTGACGGTTTGGAAGAGTTGAAGGTGGACACAAATAGCACAGCTGCCACAATGCGTGGGGTGGTGAAACAGCTCTTGGGGTTCGAGTTGGGCGGCACGAAGTAAAGATGGTTGTTGGTGCCAAGTGACATGAAGGAGTCGCCCCTGCGGTGCCACCCTTGTTTTGTCACTGTTGGTGGCGACGATTCACTTTTGCATGTGTTTAaaatctctttttctgtatcCTTCCCATGGAGAGAGACAACGATCGCAGATGGACGATGGTGAGATCTCTAGCGTTTGTCCCTAGAAATCTTTTTTTGAATccaccattaaaaaaaaaaaccactaTTTGCTTctgttcttgtttttgcATCCATCGCTGTCATTGTGCCTGTGACTGTAGCAGTGACGACCATTCGTTGCTTTCCCTGTCTCCCCTTTGCTTTTGAGTGGAACGAACACATTCAACAGGAAGTAGTGAAGTTGAAGAACTTAACGTACCGAAAGCGAcaaaagaagtaaataacaaaggaagaaagaaaggggagatgcagcagcaacagcccGTCATTGTGCTCAACCAGAAGATGGAGCGGCAGACTGGCCGCAAGGCACAGTTGAACAACATCGAGGCAGCTCGTGTTGTCTCTGGTCTTATCAGTAGCACACTGGGACCGTGTGCTATGTTGAAGATGATCCTCGACCCAATGGGTGGCACAGTTCTCACCAACGATGGAAATTGCATCCTTCGTGAGATTGACGTCGTACACCCGGCAGCCAAACACATGTTGGAGCTCGCACGCGCCCAGGATGAGGAAGTGGGTGACGGGACCACGTCTGTTATTATCCTCACAGGTGAAATTCTCAGCCTTTCCAAACCGCTTCTTGAGCGCGGCATCCACCCACTGAAGATAGTGAAGGGATTTTCCCTTGCGCTTACGGATGCACTTGCCGCAATTGAGAAGATCGCCACATCTATTGACCCAAACGACATAAAGCAGTTGGAAGAGGTTGTTCGCGCTTGCCTTGGAACGAAGTACAATTCTCATGAGGACGACCTTATGTGTAAGATGGCTGTGGAGGCCACGTTACGTGTCGTGGTAGAGAACAAAGTGACCGGCCAAAAGGAAGTGGACATCAAGCGTTATGCCAAGATAGAGAAAATCCCAGGCGGATCTGTTTCTGATAGCGTTGTGCTCGATGGCGTGATGTTCAACAAGGACCATATTCATCCGAAGATGCGGCGCTACATTGAGAAGCCGCGCATTCTGCTGCTGGATTGTCCTCTGGAGTATAAGAAGCCGGAAACCACCATCAACGTCGAGGTTGGACAGGCCACTGACTGGGAACTGCTGCTCAAGCAAGAGGAGGACTACGTGCGCGGCCTCTGCCAGACcatcatttcctttaaaCCGGATGTTGTTATCACTGAGAAAGGTGCTTCGGACCTCGCGGCTCACTTCCTGCACAAGGCGCAGATCACGTGCATTCGCCGTTTGCGTAAGACTGACAACAATCGTATTGCACGTGCCACGGGTGCCACGATTATTAGTCGCGTGGCGGAGCTAACGGAGGACCACATCGGCCATGCAGGGTTGATGGAGATCAAGAAGATAGGGGACGAGTACTTCACATTCATCACCGGTTGCACATCTGGAAAGGCCTGCAGTGTAGTGCTGCGCGGAGCAAGCAAAGATACGATCAATGAGATGGAGCGCAACCTGCACGATGCCATGTGTGTTGCACGCAACATTATTCTTGAGCCACGTGTAGTGTACGGTGCGTCCGCGCTTGAAATGTACGTTTCCTCATACCTCATGAACCGTTCCAAGAGTATCACGGGGGTACAGCAGGCGGCGTATCAAGCCGTGGCAATGGCGTTGGAGGTTGTCCCACGCATTCTCACAAGCAATTGCGGGGCGAATGTAATCCGCACTGTAACGGAACTGCGCGCCCGCCACGCGATGCCCGACGGTGATTACTGGGGCGTCGATGGCACCACAGGTGACATTGTGGACGTGCGTTCCTTAAGGGTGGTAGAGCCGGCAGCGGTGAAGGTGCAGGCACTGAAGACGGCTATCGAGGCGGCGTCGATGATTCTTCGAGTGGATGATGTTGTGTCTGGAACCAAGCTTCGTCATGAGAAGGAGAACAAGCCGGCGCCAGCAGCCGCACAAGGAGCGGCTGATGACGAGCAAGGTGAGGCTGAAGCTGCCTAACTTCATCGTGGAGTTGTTTACAGCGTCCCCACTTTCTCCCttacttttttcctattCCTTATATCAAATTCATACATGCTCGTGGGCATGTGGGCAGTGAGATTTGTGgaccgtttcttttttttttttctttaacggGACGGTGCATCACTGCACCTTTAGTATTGTCTTTCGGGAGGGGCCGgaggtgcgtgtgtgtgggcTATATAGTGAATGTTTGAGCCGCCGAGGTCCATGTCACATTTGGTTCCTTCCCCCACATGTGACCtggctctctctctctctattcATCTGTGCCACAACCGCCATCATTCAAAATATTATTTGTAACCGGCACCGAAATATAATTGTAAGTAGCGGCAATAGCAGTGATAGAAGAATAAGAAAGATTTGATGGACTCCTCCGGTGCCTGCCCCGTCGTGCCCGGCGTCTGTAGTGCGTAACGGCGAGATTTCGATATGAGAAGGAAccaagaaagagggaaaaggagctGAACAAGCAAAGGATTGTGAAGGTGCAGCAAGCGTTAGCGTTAGAAAAATGATTGATTGTAGGGTGTGGAAACGAATGAtagggaaagagaaatatatgagtgagacgggggtaaaaaaaaaaaaaagacaagcgGAAGTGATGCTTGTCTGAAGTAAAAGCCGTGACGGCCGATTGTGGTGTGACTTTAAGAAACCATAAGAATGCTAAGAAACCAAggaaaacagaacaaaagaaaaagaaaagaaaggagcaactaaaaagaagaaacgaaaggaagcttcaaaaaaaagaaaagagaacgAAGTAAAAGCAATACAAAATACAACACGTAACTGTTAACAGTAATGAAGACTGGGATGGGTGCATTATTAGATACTCACAGCATTACTGGGGGGTCGGAGTTTGGTCTTgtgcactgttttttttttgtgtgtgtgtatgtgaggAGGGATGTGGCGTCCTTAAACGTCGACGGCGGTAAAAAGGAGTGGAACTCGGGGGCAAGGAGGAATACACTTGAATTCTTTACAGTTCATCGCATTTCTCCGTAAATCCTCGTTTTTGTGGGGTTTCGTACTTGAAGCCTCCTCCCgcttattgtttcttttcctcttttatatgtttttttttggtgttctATTCCGTAGCCTCGCCTTCCTCAGTTTTGTGTACGTCGCTCGCGGGAATTCTGCACActtcttccctctcctttgTTGCAGATGAGGGTGACATTCAATATGAAGCCAATGGGCGTTTTTGTGTGAATGTGTGGGCGAATGAAAACACGACCGCTTTGCTGACGATGGCCGGACTTGTGAATTCCAGATGAGAAGAAGCAGatacaaatgaaaacaactttcgcactcctcctccttccttatATAAGAGAGCATGTGGGTGTTGCGCTGATTCTGGCCGTTCTTTGGTTTCCCCAcctatttccttttgtggtTGTCTCAAAATACCTCCTGTTTCCTCGTGTTTCCTTTCACTTGTTACTGTTTCGTGAtcaaacttcttttttttctgtcgtGGATCTCCTCCCTCCATAAAGTCTTGCTTC is a window from the Trypanosoma brucei brucei TREU927 chromosome 8, complete sequence genome containing:
- a CDS encoding NAD dependent deacetylase, putative, whose protein sequence is MADRLAIFIKQCGLQRCVILTGAGCSTESGVPDYRGPNGLYRRPNFVPLTRQVFLSGSEHRKRYWARSMFGYNTVSGASCNDTHMGLYELYRAGVVNRLLTQNVDGLHHLAAHGGTGSKTVEAYAKYTSSNSGVLELHGNIHQVCCMQCGDVSPRRRLQQRLCEANYQLCRDYEAEFSEVRPDGDYEVPDRVVQAMQLVCCEHCGGLLKPHVVLFGENVPKECVREAYTAVRAASCLICLGTSLQVFSALRFVLAARESGVPIAIVTAGRTRADGLEELKVDTNSTAATMRGVVKQLLGFELGGTK
- a CDS encoding t-complex protein 1 gamma subunit, putative produces the protein MQQQQPVIVLNQKMERQTGRKAQLNNIEAARVVSGLISSTLGPCAMLKMILDPMGGTVLTNDGNCILREIDVVHPAAKHMLELARAQDEEVGDGTTSVIILTGEILSLSKPLLERGIHPLKIVKGFSLALTDALAAIEKIATSIDPNDIKQLEEVVRACLGTKYNSHEDDLMCKMAVEATLRVVVENKVTGQKEVDIKRYAKIEKIPGGSVSDSVVLDGVMFNKDHIHPKMRRYIEKPRILLLDCPLEYKKPETTINVEVGQATDWELLLKQEEDYVRGLCQTIISFKPDVVITEKGASDLAAHFLHKAQITCIRRLRKTDNNRIARATGATIISRVAELTEDHIGHAGLMEIKKIGDEYFTFITGCTSGKACSVVLRGASKDTINEMERNLHDAMCVARNIILEPRVVYGASALEMYVSSYLMNRSKSITGVQQAAYQAVAMALEVVPRILTSNCGANVIRTVTELRARHAMPDGDYWGVDGTTGDIVDVRSLRVVEPAAVKVQALKTAIEAASMILRVDDVVSGTKLRHEKENKPAPAAAQGAADDEQGEAEAA